Proteins encoded together in one Thermoleophilaceae bacterium window:
- a CDS encoding MoxR family ATPase, which produces MSPDEAAGEIRRLVPDVETLAQRLASVDYLVDEGLATSMFLSLRLPQPLLLEGEAGVGKTEAAKALALVLDTPLVRLQCYEGIDAAEALYEWNYPRQLLSIRLAESQGESLAEEDLFGSEYLIRRPLLRALEHPGPRPAVLLVDEIDRADDDFEAFLLELLAEAAVTIPELGTIRATHPPIIVLTSNRTRDLHDAVKRRCLYHWIPYPTPEREVEIVRRRVKGASETLAVQVANAVSRMRDSDVQKPPGIAEAIDWLAALELLGVETLDPNTVDRTLGTVLKYEEDQEVIRAGGLEQLVRSE; this is translated from the coding sequence GTGAGCCCGGACGAGGCAGCCGGAGAGATCCGGCGGCTCGTTCCCGACGTCGAGACGCTGGCGCAGCGCCTGGCCAGCGTGGACTACCTGGTGGACGAGGGTCTCGCCACGTCCATGTTCCTGTCGCTGCGCCTGCCGCAGCCGCTGCTGCTCGAGGGCGAGGCCGGCGTGGGCAAGACCGAGGCTGCAAAGGCCCTCGCGCTCGTGCTCGACACGCCTCTGGTGCGCCTCCAGTGCTACGAGGGGATCGACGCCGCCGAGGCGCTGTACGAGTGGAACTATCCGCGCCAGCTCCTGTCGATCCGGCTGGCGGAGTCCCAGGGGGAGTCGCTCGCCGAGGAGGATCTGTTCGGCAGCGAGTACCTGATCCGCCGGCCGCTGCTGCGTGCCCTGGAGCATCCGGGGCCGCGTCCCGCGGTCCTGCTCGTGGACGAGATCGACCGCGCGGACGACGACTTCGAGGCGTTCCTGCTCGAGCTTCTGGCAGAGGCCGCGGTCACGATTCCGGAGCTCGGCACCATTCGCGCCACGCACCCGCCGATCATCGTCCTCACCTCCAACCGCACGCGCGATCTGCACGACGCCGTGAAGCGCCGCTGCCTCTACCACTGGATCCCCTACCCCACGCCCGAGCGCGAGGTGGAGATCGTGCGGCGGCGGGTGAAGGGCGCGTCGGAGACGCTTGCGGTGCAGGTGGCGAACGCGGTTTCCCGCATGCGCGACTCGGACGTGCAGAAGCCGCCCGGCATCGCCGAGGCGATCGACTGGCTGGCGGCGCTCGAGCTGTTGGGCGTGGAGACGCTCGACCCGAACACGGTCGATCGCACGCTTGGAACCGTCCTGAAGTACGAGGAGGACCAGGAGGTGATTCGCGCGGGCGGCCTGGAGCAGCTCGTGCGGAGCGAATGA
- a CDS encoding VWA domain-containing protein, which translates to MSREFRVSTVELDLPPFVGAFSRLLHEAGLPITPARAADFARALTLVEPISRRRLYWTARSVLVSDQSQVKTFDSVFFSVFGQRMDDEPFEPELPEGATDAEPPTSDLPPQTSGEAKGGRSSWSHAGGASEEEGSEPQPHLLASDEERLASKSFDALEPGELAQLYQLMSRLELATPVRRTRRQVRSRHGAKIDMRRTLRGSLRTAGDPVHLRHRERRIKRRRLVMLCDISGSMEPYARAYLQFLTSAVGSGPNAEVFVFATRLTRLTRALSSRNPERAIQRAAHTAPDWSSGTRIGDALKEFNDRHGRRGMARGAVIVILSDGWERGDPKLVAREMERLSRLAHKIIWVNPRVASSFFVPRTGGMRAALPYCDTVVSGHSFAALKEVVNAIADELPSGRRPPVSGLAPEPPEEDWPSATPVAGSSVAMPSGHAPSRGNTTPGWVTDE; encoded by the coding sequence ATGAGCCGCGAGTTTCGGGTATCGACTGTCGAGCTGGATCTGCCGCCGTTCGTGGGCGCCTTCAGCCGCCTGCTTCACGAGGCGGGCCTACCCATCACACCGGCTCGCGCCGCCGATTTCGCGCGCGCGCTCACGCTCGTCGAGCCCATCTCCCGGCGGCGCCTCTACTGGACCGCGCGGAGCGTGCTCGTGTCCGACCAGTCGCAGGTGAAGACGTTCGACTCCGTGTTCTTCTCCGTGTTCGGGCAGCGGATGGACGACGAGCCATTCGAGCCGGAGCTCCCGGAGGGAGCCACCGACGCCGAACCTCCGACCTCCGACCTCCCGCCTCAGACCTCCGGCGAGGCGAAAGGCGGCCGTTCGTCCTGGAGCCACGCCGGCGGAGCGAGCGAAGAGGAAGGATCGGAGCCGCAGCCCCATCTGCTCGCAAGCGACGAGGAGCGGCTGGCCTCAAAGAGCTTCGACGCGCTCGAGCCCGGCGAGCTGGCGCAGCTCTACCAGCTGATGTCGCGCCTCGAGCTGGCCACGCCGGTGCGGCGCACACGCCGGCAGGTGCGCAGCCGCCATGGGGCGAAGATCGACATGCGCCGCACGCTGCGTGGCAGCCTCCGCACCGCCGGCGACCCGGTGCACCTGCGCCACCGCGAGCGCCGCATCAAGCGCCGGCGGCTCGTGATGCTCTGCGATATCTCGGGCTCGATGGAGCCGTACGCGCGCGCGTACCTGCAGTTCCTCACCTCCGCCGTCGGCAGCGGCCCCAACGCCGAGGTGTTCGTGTTCGCCACGCGCCTCACCCGTCTCACGCGAGCGCTGTCCTCGCGCAACCCGGAGCGGGCGATACAGCGTGCGGCGCACACCGCGCCGGACTGGTCGAGCGGCACTCGCATCGGAGACGCTCTGAAGGAGTTCAACGACCGCCACGGGCGGCGCGGCATGGCGCGCGGTGCGGTGATCGTGATCCTCTCCGATGGCTGGGAGCGCGGGGACCCGAAGCTGGTGGCGCGTGAAATGGAGCGGCTCTCACGGCTCGCCCACAAGATCATCTGGGTGAACCCGCGCGTGGCGTCCAGTTTCTTCGTGCCGCGCACAGGTGGAATGAGAGCGGCATTGCCGTATTGCGACACGGTGGTGAGCGGACACAGCTTCGCGGCATTGAAGGAGGTGGTGAACGCGATCGCGGACGAGCTCCCCTCGGGCCGCCGGCCTCCCGTCTCCGGCCTCGCGCCCGAGCCGCCGGAGGAGGACTGGCCGAGTGCCACTCCTGTCGCGGGCAGCTCCGTGGCCATGCCTTCCGGTCACGCGCCTTCACGCGGCAACACCACACCGGGTTGGGTCACCGATGAGTGA